One Drosophila santomea strain STO CAGO 1482 chromosome X, Prin_Dsan_1.1, whole genome shotgun sequence DNA segment encodes these proteins:
- the LOC120456736 gene encoding endothelial lipase, translating to MPAHVKHLLLLGCLLCVLGDVPGIEAFHRWSPMMKAFRYFQETMLRNSLERAHLNHGIVFECRTISAKDFGNEVHFNLQLGDLRGFRRLDPNKKLALFLHGWNDQGSKDWVQELLLTWTLFDSNYNVCVVDWGNLSQNDYKSASMSIFDVGLTVAGIIMALEELRPNHFHRSNVTLAGYSLGAHAAGYAGAVLEGQVEQIIGLDPAGPLFSLPAEVAPKYRLDPGDAQFVQVLHTSGGSLGTSLKCGHADFYPNGGRAPQTNCKMFANLRDMQNTNPVSCSHSAAAIFFRQSMDPEYPFVGYECGSYREFSAGYCDGNRKARFGIHSQRRAQGSFYFRTAPHQPYVQRRQSNWLSGVGRQASPKVSQGGQSPLVLRLWTNSWRRRERARERQRRDRDRGRERERERERERERSLCANK from the exons ATGCCCGCCCACGTGAAAcacctgctgctccttggctGCCTGCTCTGCGTGCTCGGCGATGTGCCGGGCATCGAGGCCTTCCACCGCTGGAGTCCCATGATGAAGGCCTTCCGCTATTTCCAGGAGACCATGCTGCGGAATAGCCTGGAACGCGCCCATCTCAATCATGGGATCGTCTTCGAGTGCCGCACCAT ATCAGCTAAGGATTTTGGCAATGAAGTGCACTTCAATCTGCAACTTGGAGACCTTCGAGGATTTCGTCGATTGGATCCCAACAAAAAGTTGGCTCTCTTCTTGCACGGCTGGAATGATCAGGGCAGCAAGGATTGGGTGCAAGAATTATTGCTGA CTTGGACCCTTTTCGACTCCAACTACAATGTGTGCGTTGTGGACTGGGGCAATCTGTCGCAGAACGACTACAAGTCCGCCTCCATGTCCATTTTCGACGTGGGTCTAACGGTGGCTGGCATCATCATGGCCCTGGAGGAGCTGCGTCCCAATCACTTTCATCGGAGCAACGTCACCCTGGCGGGCTACAGTCTGGGTGCCCATGCCGCTGGTTATGCGGGCGCTGTGCTGGAGGGTCAGGTGGAGCAGATCATTGGCTTGGATCCCGCTGGACCGCTGTTCTCGCTGCCCGCCGAGGTGGCGCCCAAGTACCGCTTGGATCCCGGTGATGCCCAGTTCGTACAGGTGCTCCACACATCCGGCGGCTCCTTGGGCACCAGTCTGAAGTGCGGCCATGCCGATTTCTATCCCAATGGAGGCAGGGCGCCACAGACGAACTGCAAGATGTTTGCCAATCTGCGCGACATGCAGAATACCA ATCCCGTTTCCTGCAGTcactcggcggcggcgattttCTTCCGCCAATCGATGGATCCCGAGTACCCGTTCGTGGGCTACGAGTGCGGCAGCTACCGCGAGTTCTCCGCCGGATATTGCGATGGCAACCGGAAGGCGCGCTTCGGGATCCATTCGCAGCGGCGGGCGCAGGGGAGCTTCTACTTCCGCACCGCCCCCCACCAGCCGTACGTGCAGAGGCGTCAGAGCAACTGGTTGAGCGGGGTGGGGCGCCAGGCATCGCCGAAGGTCAGTCAGGGCGGCCAGAGCCCCCTTGTGCTGCGCCTCTGGACGAACAGCTGGCGGCGGcgggagcgagcgagagagcgaCAGCGGAGGGACAGAGACAgaggcagagagagagagagagagagggagagggagagagagagatcgCTGTGCGCGAATAAGTAG
- the LOC120456131 gene encoding chitinase-like protein Idgf4, which translates to MKLYALFSLLVGSLAIGQISAAGSHHLLCYYDGSSFVREGLSKLILSDLEPALQYCTHLVYGYAGINPSSNKLVSNNEKLDLDLGSSLFRQVTGLKRKYPALKVLLSVGGDKDAVDPENNKYLTLLESSNARIPFINSAHSLVKTYGFDGLDLGWQFNKNKAKKVHGSIGKFWKGFKKIFSGDHVVDEKAEEHKEAFTALVRELKNAFRPDGYILGLSVLPNVNSSLFFDVPAIINNLDYVNLHAYDFQTPERNNEVADYPAPIYELNERNPEFNVNYQVKYWTGNRAPSAKINVAIATYGRAWKLTKDSGLTGLPPVVEADGVAPAGTQTQIPGLLSWPEVCAKLPNPANQHLKGADGPLRKVGDPTKRFGSYAYRSADDSGENGVWVGYEDPDTAAIKAEYVKREGLGGIAVVDLSFDDFRGGCTGHDKYPILRQIKSKL; encoded by the exons ATGAAGCTCTACGCCCTCTTCTCCCTTCTGGTGGGATCTTTGGCCATTGGCCAGATTTCAGCCGCCGGATCTCATCATCTACTTTGTTACTACGACGGCAGCAGTTTTGTGCGCGAGG GTCTCTCCAAGCTGATCCTGAGCGATCTGGAGCCCGCCCTGCAGTACTGCACCCATCTGGTCTACGGATATGCCGGCATCAATCCCTCGAGCAACAAGCTGGTCAGCAACAATGAGAAGttggatctggatctgggcAGCAGCCTGTTCCGCCAGGTGACTGGCCTGAAGCGCAAGTACCCGGCCCTCAAGGTTCTGCTCAGCGTGGGTGGCGACAAGGATGCCGTGGATCCCGAGAACAACAAGTATCTGACCCTGCTGGAGAGCAGCAATGCCAGGATTCCGTTCATCAACAGTGCCCACTCGCTGGTGAAGACCTACGGCTTCGATGGCCTCGATCTCGGCTGGCAGTTCAACAAGAACAAGGCAAAGAAGGTGCACGGCAGCATTGGCAAGTTCTGGAAGGGATTCAAGAAGATCTTCAGCGGTGATCACGTCGTCGACGAGAAGGCCGAGGAGCACAAGGAGGCCTTCACCGCCCTCGTTCGCGAACTGAAGAACGCCTTCCGTCCCGATGGCTACATCCTGGGTCTCAGTGTCCTGCCCAATGTGAACTCTTCGC TGTTCTTCGATGTGCCCGCCATCATCAACAACCTGGACTACGTGAACCTGCACGCCTACGATTTCCAGACACCCGAGCGCAACAACGAGGTGGCCGACTACCCGGCACCGATCTACGAGCTGAACGAGCGCAATCCGGAGTTCAATGTCAACTACCAGGTGAAATACTGGACCGGAAACCGTGCTCCGTCCGCCAAGATCAACGTGGCCATTGCCACCTATGGACGTGCCTGGAAATTGACCAAGGATTCGGGACTGACTGGACTGCCGCCGGTCGTCGAGGCTGATGGTGTGGCTCCGGCCGGAACCCAGACCCAGATTCCCGGACTGCTCAGCTGGCCCGAGGTGTGCGCCAAGCTGCCAAATCCCGCCAATCAGCATCTGAAGGGCGCCGATGGTCCGCTGAGGAAGGTGGGCGATCCGACCAAGCGCTTTGGCAGCTATGCCTACCGCTCCGCCGACGACAGCGGTGAGAATGGTGTCTGGGTGGGCTACGAGGATCCCGATACGGCGGCCATCAAGGCGGAGTATGTGAAGCGCGAAGGACTCGGCGGCATCGCCGTTGTCGATCTGAGCTTCGATGACTTCCGCGGCGGCTGCACCGGTCACGACAAGTACCCCATTCTGCGCCAGATCAAGAGCAAGTTGTAG